A single Salmo trutta chromosome 14, fSalTru1.1, whole genome shotgun sequence DNA region contains:
- the LOC115207548 gene encoding probable G-protein coupled receptor 173, giving the protein MANSSEFGESNPTLHNYAITASAVKLASLGLIICISLVGNAALSLLVLKDISLHKAPYYFLLDLCLADVIRSAVCLPFVMISINNRSTWTYSIIRCKIIAFLSVLFCFHVAFLLFCVSVTRYMAIAHHRFYSKRMTLWTCVAVICMVWTLSVAMAFPPVFDVGTYKFIHEEEQCIFEHRYVKANDTLGFMLMLAVIVGTTHVVYIKMLCFVYDHRKMKPAQLVPAISQNWTFHGPGATGQAAANWIAGFGRGPTPPTLVGIRQTSHNGNRRLLVLDEFKMEKRIGKMYYMITLAFLILWAPYIVTCYIRVFVKGGTIPQVYLTAAVWMTFVQAGANPIICFIFNKELRSRLRASFPCCLSTQTPMSMEPYCVI; this is encoded by the coding sequence ATGGCAAATTCAAGCGAGTTTGGGGAAAGCAATCCCACGCTACATAATTATGCCATCACCGCCTCTGCGGTGAAACTGGCCTCGCTCGGTCTGATCATTTGCATCAGCCTTGTCGGGAATGCGGCGTTGTCCCTGCTAGTGCTGAAAGACATCTCCCTTCACAAGGCTCCGTATTATTTTCTACTTGATCTGTGCTTGGCAGATGTAATACGGTCTGCCGTGTGTTTGCCCTTTGTGATGATATCAATCAACAACCGTTCCACCTGGACGTACAGCATTATACGTTGCAAAATTATCGCGTTCCTGTCGGTCCTTTTTTGTTTCCATGTAGCGTTTCTGCTCTTCTGCGTCAGTGTCACCAGATACATGGCGATTGCACACCACAGGTTTTATTCCAAACGAATGACATTGTGGACATGTGTGGCAGTGATTTGCATGGTCTGGACCCTCTCTGTCGCTATGGCTTTCCCCCCTGTATTTGACGTTGGCACCTACAAATTCATCCATGAAGAGGAACAATGCATTTTCGAGCACCGATATGTGAAAGCTAACGACACCCTGGGTTTCATGTTGATGCTGGCTGTCATCGTGGGAACAACACACGTTGTTTACATAAAAATGTTGTGTTTCGTGTACGACCACCGCAAGATGAAACCCGCTCAGCTTGTCCCAGCTATAAGCCAAAACTGGACCTTCCACGGGCCAGGTGCCACTGGGCAGGCAGCCGCCAATTGGATTGCAGGATTTGGACGCGGTCCCACCCCACCAACGTTGGTGGGAATCAGACAAACGTCGCATAATGGAAACAGAAGGCTGCTTGTCTTGGATGAATTTAAAATGGAGAAACGCATAGGGAAAATGTATTACATGATAACCCTGGCGTTTCTTATCCTCTGGGCCCCGTACATTGTTACTTGCTACATTCGAGTGTTTGTCAAAGGAGGCACAATTCCACAGGTTTACCTGACTGCGGCCGTGTGGATGACGTTCGTTCAGGCGGGGGCGAATCCCATTATTTGTTTCATATTCAACAAGGAGCTGAGATCGCGCCTCAGAGCCAGTTTCCCATGTTGTCTCAGCACACAGACACCTATGTCTATGGAGCCATACTGTGTCATCTGA